One Tolypothrix bouteillei VB521301 DNA window includes the following coding sequences:
- a CDS encoding NB-ARC domain-containing protein — protein sequence MKQNRRSRGFILTLKGWDKLQASITKADLTDNAQLGFSLEELSSRMGLALHTVSRIQGRSEPIDKSSLQSAFAAFGLELCEEDYTRPNPPNELEVRGAYPQYDWGEAPSVSVFYGRSVELVQLREWVLEEQCRLVALLGIGGIGKSTLAVKLGLEIQTEFEVVVWRSRRSLQNAPPVEEILTSILQFLLWALRKEIAIAQSFDGKVSKLMECLMNHRCLLILDNVETILLSGDRAGQCRPGYEGYDRLLKCLREVPHRSCVLLTSREKPREMIPLEGEKTGVRSLQLKGLNPTEGRQLFEQKGQFAGTERDWQVLIEHYGGNPLALKMVASGTQELFNGKIASVLDYVQQGIWIFEDIGDLLESQFNRLSMVQEEVMYWLAIHREPVSLAELAEDIVTSASKRQLPQAIKSLLRRSLVEKSEEYFFLQPVVMEYTTQRLLDRVKKLGNGVLGIGHRA from the coding sequence ATGAAACAGAACAGACGAAGCCGAGGTTTTATCCTCACCCTCAAAGGCTGGGATAAACTTCAAGCATCCATTACTAAAGCCGATTTGACTGATAATGCTCAATTAGGCTTTTCTTTAGAGGAACTGAGTTCGCGCATGGGTTTAGCGTTGCACACTGTCTCCAGGATACAGGGGCGCAGTGAACCGATAGATAAAAGTTCGTTGCAATCTGCTTTTGCTGCTTTTGGATTGGAGTTGTGTGAAGAAGACTATACCCGACCAAACCCTCCCAATGAATTGGAAGTGCGAGGCGCTTATCCACAGTATGATTGGGGAGAAGCACCGAGTGTCTCTGTATTTTATGGTCGTTCTGTGGAACTGGTGCAACTACGGGAATGGGTGTTAGAAGAACAGTGTCGTTTAGTGGCGTTGTTAGGAATTGGTGGTATTGGCAAAAGTACTTTAGCAGTTAAGTTAGGGCTAGAAATTCAAACGGAATTTGAGGTAGTGGTGTGGCGAAGCCGACGAAGCCTGCAAAATGCCCCACCAGTAGAGGAGATTTTAACGAGCATACTGCAATTCTTGCTGTGGGCGTTGCGAAAAGAAATAGCGATCGCTCAAAGTTTTGATGGCAAAGTATCAAAGCTGATGGAATGTTTGATGAACCATCGTTGTCTGTTGATTTTAGACAATGTGGAGACGATTTTATTAAGTGGCGATCGCGCAGGGCAATGCCGTCCTGGGTACGAAGGGTACGATCGCTTACTCAAATGCCTTAGGGAAGTTCCTCATAGGAGTTGTGTCCTGCTGACTTCTAGAGAAAAACCAAGAGAAATGATACCGTTAGAAGGAGAGAAAACAGGAGTGAGATCGCTCCAACTGAAGGGATTAAATCCTACTGAGGGACGGCAGTTATTCGAGCAAAAAGGACAATTTGCGGGTACAGAACGAGATTGGCAGGTACTTATCGAGCATTATGGGGGCAATCCTCTAGCACTGAAGATGGTGGCATCTGGAACCCAAGAGCTTTTTAACGGTAAGATTGCTTCGGTTTTGGACTATGTGCAACAGGGGATATGGATTTTTGAGGACATCGGCGATTTGTTGGAATCCCAGTTCAACCGTTTGTCGATGGTGCAAGAGGAAGTCATGTATTGGCTGGCAATTCATCGAGAGCCAGTCTCTCTCGCTGAGTTAGCTGAGGATATAGTGACATCTGCTTCTAAGCGTCAATTACCGCAAGCAATCAAATCCCTGTTACGACGCTCATTGGTTGAAAAAAGCGAAGAGTATTTCTTCCTACAACCAGTGGTGATGGAATATACCACACAGCGATTGCTCGATCGTGTCAAGAAATTAGGGAATGGGGTATTGGGCATCGGGCATCGGGCGTAG
- a CDS encoding ribbon-helix-helix domain-containing protein, with translation MNIQLKPEEEQFIQTQIAGGKYDNPEAVISKALKLLREWEKGYQNWIEETRQKVEVAAEQLERGEGIDGEVVVERLREKLRKARENQG, from the coding sequence ATGAACATCCAACTTAAGCCCGAAGAAGAGCAATTTATTCAAACACAAATTGCTGGAGGTAAATACGACAATCCAGAAGCAGTTATTAGTAAAGCACTCAAACTATTGAGGGAGTGGGAAAAAGGCTATCAAAATTGGATTGAAGAAACCCGTCAAAAAGTAGAAGTCGCTGCAGAACAGTTAGAGAGAGGTGAAGGTATTGACGGGGAAGTTGTAGTTGAGCGACTGCGGGAGAAATTGCGTAAAGCGAGAGAAAATCAAGGATGA
- a CDS encoding type II toxin-antitoxin system RelE/ParE family toxin, with product MKQHIISPAANQDLEEIIDYFTSRNIDTGEHFIDEFNKKCKNLANFPNMGRSYANIKDYLRGVPLNGYIILYRVTDNGIEILRVVSGYRDLESLFAEDDD from the coding sequence ATGAAACAACACATTATCTCTCCAGCAGCCAATCAAGATTTGGAAGAAATTATTGATTATTTTACGAGCCGTAATATTGATACTGGGGAGCATTTTATTGATGAGTTTAATAAAAAATGTAAGAATCTTGCAAACTTCCCCAACATGGGACGCAGTTATGCTAACATTAAGGATTATTTGCGGGGTGTGCCTTTAAATGGTTACATTATTCTTTACCGAGTTACAGATAATGGAATTGAAATTTTACGTGTAGTAAGCGGTTATAGAGATTTAGAGTCTTTATTCGCAGAGGATGATGATTAA
- a CDS encoding HNH endonuclease, translating into MTCELCDREVDKLTVHHLVPRQKKGHHGPKINICSACHRQIHTLYDNTCLAQQLNSLEKLKQEPQMQKFLSWVGKQDPAKRVKVHRKKS; encoded by the coding sequence ATGACTTGCGAGTTATGTGACAGAGAAGTGGACAAGTTAACAGTTCACCATCTCGTTCCCAGACAGAAAAAAGGCCATCACGGTCCAAAAATCAACATTTGTTCTGCGTGTCATCGACAAATTCATACGTTGTATGACAACACGTGCTTAGCGCAACAGTTAAACTCACTAGAGAAACTGAAGCAAGAACCGCAAATGCAAAAATTTCTTTCTTGGGTTGGCAAACAAGATCCTGCTAAACGTGTCAAAGTACATCGCAAGAAAAGCTAG
- a CDS encoding WD40 repeat domain-containing protein, whose amino-acid sequence MNSSSLQSKDFEEQYSGTLADYVTAIAWSPQGTVFAATSAAGEVVLWQDGDLTTLQTQRGESVDCLAFSKDGQFLAVGGQDGNVRIWRDKELIATLENAPAWVDRLAWNPTNHLLAFSLGRYVQVWDADTREVVVTLNFENSSVLGIDWRCDGNYLATSGDRGIKVWNCQNWDNEPHILEIPSASLAMAWSPDGKFLASGNMDRTITVVESQLLISGNNPEPWIMRGFPGKIRQLAWSEIDTPVAPLLACSSVDGIVVWEKQADDSEGWEARVLTNHVDIVQAIAFAPNSFLLASAGADGWICLWKNAKQLSDILTGASSEFSCLGWHPLGKQLAAGSKYGELLVWSKASPV is encoded by the coding sequence ATGAACAGCTCGTCCTTACAATCCAAGGATTTTGAAGAACAATATTCTGGGACACTTGCAGATTACGTTACGGCGATCGCTTGGTCTCCCCAAGGGACTGTTTTTGCCGCCACTTCAGCAGCAGGGGAAGTTGTCCTTTGGCAAGATGGGGACTTAACAACCTTGCAAACTCAACGAGGTGAATCAGTCGATTGTCTTGCCTTTTCTAAAGATGGACAATTTTTAGCGGTCGGGGGACAAGATGGTAATGTTAGGATTTGGCGAGACAAAGAACTCATCGCCACTTTAGAAAACGCCCCCGCTTGGGTAGATAGACTTGCTTGGAATCCTACCAACCATCTCTTAGCTTTCAGCTTGGGACGTTACGTGCAAGTGTGGGACGCTGACACTCGCGAGGTAGTCGTTACACTCAATTTTGAGAATTCTTCTGTGTTGGGTATCGATTGGCGCTGTGATGGCAACTATCTTGCCACTAGTGGCGATCGCGGTATCAAAGTCTGGAATTGTCAAAACTGGGATAACGAACCCCACATTCTAGAAATTCCATCTGCTAGCTTGGCTATGGCGTGGTCGCCTGATGGCAAATTCCTTGCCTCTGGTAATATGGATCGCACCATTACTGTTGTAGAATCTCAGCTATTAATATCAGGTAACAACCCCGAACCTTGGATTATGAGGGGTTTTCCTGGGAAAATCCGCCAACTTGCATGGTCGGAGATCGACACCCCAGTTGCACCTCTGCTGGCATGCTCGAGCGTTGACGGTATAGTTGTTTGGGAAAAGCAAGCTGATGATTCTGAAGGATGGGAAGCAAGGGTTTTAACCAATCATGTCGATATTGTGCAGGCAATTGCCTTTGCACCCAACAGCTTTTTACTGGCTTCAGCTGGTGCTGATGGATGGATTTGTCTGTGGAAAAACGCCAAGCAACTTTCAGACATTCTTACGGGTGCATCATCTGAGTTTTCTTGTTTGGGATGGCATCCGCTAGGTAAGCAATTAGCTGCAGGTAGTAAGTACGGTGAATTGCTTGTTTGGTCAAAAGCCTCTCCTGTTTAG
- a CDS encoding ATP-binding protein: MTVPSVQDNSFIVDRESLLRRITYRIRRSLNLQEILNITVAELASFLKTHRIKIYKFHPDGSGQVIAEYIREQGLPSLHGLNFPADDVPLSSRELFIKAQVRVVVDVDACQIGQSILRDPETGEFVYEELRFRPVDPCHAEYLTAMGVKSSLVLPILHQEQLWGLLVSHHAESRMFSEYELMVVQLVTDQLCIAIAQSILLTEAQDKARREAVINRVAMLLHSQSAIELQAALEETVDAFGGSGGRLCFRAEALELEKNSAKSFAESLATKRDAIRLYTCGEQPVTHKVTKYQMLEEYHVWQEYFKSNHNRVWAISDLHLISSLRNLQPLFESTKIRSLLIVPLSYRQQEVGYLSIFRNEFETDILWAGQFDPDERQLYPRQSFAVWRQSDRLQIQQWRTVEIELAQTLATHFATAIQQYEMCHSLERLNSNLEQQVQERTAKLQQTAEQLAQAIHKLQATQTQLVQREKMASLGQLVAGVAHEINNPVNFIYGNFIHIEEYVYDLLRLLELYQNQFPNSDLKIREIAEDIDLDFIAQDLPKTLSSMKIGTDRIRQIVLSLRNFSRHDQAEIKPVDIHEGIDSTLLILQHRLKGKSNRYPIEVIKEYENLPLVECYAGQLNQVFMNILVNAIDALEEKYSARDITQEQNSLFSIPKIRISTKLVDNYVKITIVDNGPGIDESIKNRLFDPFFTTKTVGKGTGLGLSISYHIVVEKHQGKLECFSSPTQGTEFVIVIPQQQTL, translated from the coding sequence ATGACCGTTCCATCAGTACAAGACAACTCTTTTATTGTAGATAGAGAAAGCTTACTGCGCCGCATTACCTATAGAATTCGTCGATCGCTCAATCTTCAAGAGATTCTCAACATTACAGTAGCAGAACTCGCTTCTTTTTTAAAGACTCATAGAATAAAGATTTATAAATTTCATCCGGATGGTAGCGGACAGGTGATAGCTGAATATATACGCGAGCAAGGTTTACCATCTCTTCATGGGTTAAATTTTCCTGCTGATGATGTCCCTTTATCTTCTCGAGAACTGTTTATTAAAGCTCAAGTGCGAGTGGTGGTAGATGTTGATGCTTGTCAGATCGGTCAAAGCATCTTGAGAGATCCAGAAACAGGAGAGTTTGTGTATGAGGAATTGCGCTTTCGCCCTGTCGATCCTTGCCATGCTGAGTATTTAACAGCAATGGGAGTCAAAAGTTCCTTAGTTTTACCTATCCTGCATCAGGAGCAACTTTGGGGATTGCTGGTATCTCACCATGCTGAATCGCGTATGTTTTCAGAATACGAACTGATGGTGGTTCAATTAGTGACAGATCAGCTTTGTATTGCGATCGCTCAATCTATTTTACTTACAGAGGCTCAAGACAAAGCTCGACGTGAAGCTGTTATCAATCGTGTTGCCATGCTACTCCACTCTCAGTCCGCTATAGAATTACAAGCCGCATTAGAAGAAACTGTTGACGCATTTGGAGGATCTGGTGGTCGGTTGTGCTTTAGAGCGGAAGCCTTAGAACTTGAGAAGAATTCTGCCAAAAGCTTTGCAGAGTCACTAGCAACAAAAAGAGATGCTATCCGACTCTACACCTGTGGAGAGCAACCTGTGACACACAAAGTTACCAAATATCAGATGTTAGAGGAGTACCACGTCTGGCAAGAATATTTTAAATCCAATCACAATCGGGTTTGGGCAATTTCAGACCTTCATCTTATTTCTAGCTTACGCAATCTACAGCCCTTATTTGAATCAACGAAAATTCGCAGTCTGTTAATAGTACCGCTTTCATACCGCCAACAAGAAGTTGGGTATCTCAGCATTTTCCGCAACGAATTTGAAACTGATATTCTATGGGCAGGACAGTTCGATCCTGATGAGAGGCAACTTTACCCCCGCCAATCATTTGCTGTTTGGAGACAATCCGACAGACTGCAAATTCAACAGTGGAGAACCGTTGAGATTGAACTCGCGCAAACACTAGCAACTCACTTTGCGACTGCTATTCAGCAATATGAAATGTGCCATTCACTTGAAAGGCTCAATAGCAATTTAGAACAACAAGTTCAAGAACGCACGGCTAAACTACAACAAACAGCCGAACAATTAGCTCAAGCAATTCATAAGTTACAAGCCACACAAACCCAACTTGTCCAACGCGAGAAAATGGCTAGTCTGGGACAACTTGTTGCAGGAGTGGCGCATGAAATTAACAATCCCGTGAATTTTATTTATGGCAATTTTATTCATATTGAAGAATATGTGTACGATCTGCTGAGATTACTGGAACTCTATCAAAACCAATTTCCCAATTCAGATTTAAAAATTCGCGAGATAGCAGAAGACATAGATTTGGATTTTATTGCTCAAGATTTACCAAAAACCCTATCTTCCATGAAGATAGGCACGGATCGCATTCGGCAAATTGTTTTATCTTTACGAAATTTTTCCAGACACGACCAAGCAGAAATTAAACCTGTTGACATTCATGAAGGGATTGATAGTACTTTATTAATTTTACAACATCGATTGAAAGGTAAATCAAATAGATATCCTATTGAAGTGATTAAAGAATATGAGAATTTACCTTTAGTAGAGTGCTATGCAGGACAACTCAATCAAGTGTTTATGAATATTTTGGTCAATGCTATTGATGCTCTTGAGGAGAAATATAGCGCAAGGGACATCACACAGGAGCAAAATTCTCTGTTTTCAATTCCCAAAATCCGTATTTCTACTAAACTTGTTGATAATTATGTTAAAATTACTATTGTAGATAACGGTCCGGGAATCGACGAATCTATCAAAAATCGTTTATTCGATCCCTTTTTTACAACTAAAACTGTTGGTAAAGGCACAGGGTTGGGGCTATCTATCAGTTATCATATCGTTGTTGAAAAGCATCAAGGCAAACTTGAGTGCTTTTCTAGTCCCACTCAAGGAACAGAATTTGTTATTGTGATTCCACAACAGCAAACCTTATAA
- a CDS encoding metal ABC transporter solute-binding protein, Zn/Mn family, with amino-acid sequence MTKKLLLTQPLRTFLIALTIGFFGCNNPSQLTNISSANTPASDELTNKLPKVVATTSILCDLTKQIARDTVKLTCLIPSNSNPLVYEPKPEDGDAIEQAQLILYNGYDLEPNLVQLIRTRNNSGLRVAVAQRAVSKPIKVKVEKTTLANPYVWHNAKNAIGMVDVISRNLGKTVPENASLYKDNAQKLKQELNQLNTWISERIESIPEDHRKLIATRNAMAYYAKAYDMAYAVVLRGSNPDGMPTPKRTKALAKYIRKNQIPTIFTETTNNSNAVATVAEQANVKISERQLFVDSLSEPGTEADTYQKMMVANTRTIVEGLGGTYLIFEPTPTK; translated from the coding sequence ATGACAAAAAAATTACTATTAACCCAACCCCTACGAACTTTCCTTATTGCTCTTACTATAGGATTCTTTGGGTGTAATAATCCAAGTCAACTGACAAACATTTCATCGGCTAACACTCCTGCATCTGACGAACTCACCAACAAGCTCCCCAAAGTTGTAGCAACGACGAGTATTTTGTGCGATTTAACCAAACAAATTGCACGAGACACAGTAAAGTTGACTTGCTTGATACCCTCAAATTCCAACCCTCTGGTTTATGAACCAAAACCAGAAGACGGCGATGCGATCGAGCAAGCTCAACTCATTTTATACAATGGATACGATCTAGAGCCAAATTTGGTTCAACTTATTAGAACCCGTAATAATTCAGGGCTGAGAGTAGCAGTTGCTCAACGAGCTGTTTCCAAGCCAATAAAAGTTAAGGTAGAGAAAACAACGCTAGCTAACCCTTACGTTTGGCATAATGCCAAAAATGCTATCGGTATGGTTGATGTTATCAGCCGTAATTTAGGTAAAACAGTTCCTGAAAATGCATCCTTGTATAAGGACAACGCACAGAAACTAAAACAAGAGTTAAATCAGTTAAATACTTGGATTTCTGAAAGAATTGAAAGTATTCCTGAAGACCACCGTAAATTGATCGCCACTCGTAATGCTATGGCTTACTATGCTAAAGCATATGATATGGCTTATGCAGTTGTGTTAAGAGGTTCAAATCCTGATGGAATGCCAACTCCTAAGCGGACAAAAGCCCTAGCTAAATATATTAGAAAAAATCAGATACCAACAATTTTTACAGAAACAACGAATAATAGCAATGCGGTAGCAACAGTTGCCGAACAAGCAAATGTAAAAATATCAGAAAGGCAATTATTTGTTGATAGCTTGAGTGAACCTGGAACTGAAGCAGATACTTATCAAAAAATGATGGTTGCCAATACGCGGACGATTGTAGAAGGATTGGGAGGGACATATCTAATCTTTGAGCCAACTCCTACAAAGTAA
- a CDS encoding eIF2A-related protein, whose protein sequence is MKATAKDYIRETQKQLIIQPLLEQLLMELGSQQLLIQKLQGVLEQQRHQAAILAGYVGGNLVNLLAHMQVDLRGYNFSNLAIWQADLRRVNLAGANFHSSAFERCVFTEKLTSVRSVAFSPNGKLLAISDIDGYIYLRRTSDYQNLLTLQGHRHHSLTSTVTFSPDGNILASNSDDNAVQLWDTQTGNSLKVLQEHTAPIWSIAWSPDGRQIATGDDSEFSVRLWDVQLGECLKILQGHTGAIYSMAWSSDGKTIASGSHDSSVRFWDEKLGKCFKVLQGQCHSVRSVAWSSDGKTIASGSDDSNVRLWNVDNGKLMTKFQGHKRGIVGLSYAPTSYASDRDSQLLVSGGSDGTVRLWDIQTGEALRVLRGHTNRVWDVSRSPNARLIASGSHDCTVRVWDVATGETLKVLQGHASWVSGVSYAPRTDLSHNPEVTLLASCSFDGSIRLWDSQTGTCLKVLKYDTNHALLTLSFAPNNRTLASGSDDGSIYLWDVQQDECCLVLRGHTHRVWSVCWSHDSSILASGSQDGTVRLWDVQQGTCLRYCKDILMRFGLLLGVRMDVPY, encoded by the coding sequence ATGAAGGCAACAGCTAAAGATTACATTCGGGAGACACAAAAGCAACTCATTATACAACCCTTGCTCGAGCAATTGCTCATGGAATTAGGCAGTCAACAATTACTTATACAAAAGTTGCAGGGTGTACTAGAGCAGCAAAGACATCAAGCCGCAATACTAGCAGGATATGTGGGGGGTAATCTTGTTAATTTGCTAGCACATATGCAAGTAGATTTACGGGGGTATAACTTCTCAAATTTAGCAATTTGGCAAGCAGACTTACGGCGTGTAAATCTGGCTGGAGCTAATTTCCATTCTTCCGCTTTCGAACGCTGTGTATTTACAGAAAAGCTAACTAGTGTGAGGTCAGTAGCATTTAGTCCAAATGGCAAATTGTTAGCCATAAGTGACATTGATGGATACATTTACTTACGCCGCACGTCGGATTATCAAAACCTTTTAACACTTCAAGGGCATCGGCATCATAGTTTGACATCAACTGTTACTTTTAGTCCCGATGGCAATATCTTGGCAAGTAATAGTGATGATAATGCTGTTCAATTGTGGGATACTCAAACAGGTAACAGCTTAAAAGTTTTACAAGAGCACACTGCACCGATTTGGTCGATCGCTTGGAGTCCAGATGGTCGTCAGATTGCAACTGGGGACGATTCTGAGTTTTCTGTTCGATTGTGGGATGTACAACTTGGTGAGTGTCTCAAAATTTTGCAGGGACACACAGGTGCAATTTATTCGATGGCTTGGAGTTCAGATGGTAAGACAATTGCCAGTGGTAGCCACGACTCTAGCGTGCGATTTTGGGATGAAAAATTGGGTAAATGTTTTAAAGTATTACAGGGGCAATGTCATTCCGTGCGATCGGTAGCTTGGAGTTCAGATGGTAAAACGATTGCTAGTGGTAGTGATGATTCTAATGTGAGATTGTGGAATGTCGATAATGGTAAGTTAATGACTAAGTTTCAGGGGCACAAGCGTGGAATCGTGGGACTTTCCTATGCACCCACAAGCTATGCTAGCGATCGAGACTCACAACTTTTAGTCAGTGGCGGTTCGGATGGTACAGTTCGATTGTGGGATATCCAGACAGGTGAAGCTTTAAGAGTGTTGCGCGGTCATACCAATCGAGTTTGGGATGTATCTAGGAGTCCAAATGCTCGCCTGATCGCAAGTGGCAGTCATGATTGTACAGTGAGAGTGTGGGATGTTGCGACGGGTGAAACTTTAAAAGTATTGCAAGGTCATGCTTCTTGGGTCAGTGGAGTCAGTTATGCACCCAGAACAGATTTAAGTCATAATCCAGAGGTTACGCTTTTAGCAAGTTGCAGTTTTGACGGTTCCATTCGCCTGTGGGATTCCCAAACTGGTACCTGCCTCAAGGTGTTAAAGTATGATACAAATCACGCATTGTTGACACTCAGTTTTGCTCCAAATAATCGAACTTTGGCAAGTGGCAGCGATGACGGTTCAATTTATTTATGGGATGTGCAGCAAGATGAGTGCTGCCTGGTGTTGCGCGGTCACACCCATCGCGTGTGGTCAGTATGTTGGAGTCATGATAGTAGCATTTTAGCAAGTGGCTCTCAGGATGGTACTGTAAGGTTATGGGATGTGCAGCAAGGTACGTGCTTAAGATATTGCAAGGACATACTAATGAGGTTTGGTCTGTTGCTTGGAGTCCGGATGGATGTACCTTATTAA
- a CDS encoding NB-ARC domain-containing protein — MKQNRRSRGVILTLKGWDKLQGAKAKAELIEYAQEGFTLEELSSRMGLSLHTVSRIQGRLEPVDKSSLQSAFAAFGLELCKEDYTKPSSPNELEVRRACPQYDWEQAPNVSVFYGRSAELVQLREWILEQQCRLVALLGIGGIGKSSLAVKLGLQMQTEFEVVVWRSLQNAPPVEEILTSILQFLLWGLRLDTAIAQSFNSKVSKLMECLMNHRCLLILDNVETILCSGGQVGQCRPGYEGYTQLLKCLGETPHRSCVLVTSREKPRAIAPLVGERTGVKCLRLGGLSSTEGQQLFQQKGQFTGTEQEWQKLIEHYGGNPLALKMVAAGTQELFNGKIASVLEYVEQRVSIFEDISELLECQINRLSVVEEEVMYWLAIHRKPVSLAELTSDIVTSSLKRLVPSAIKSLLQRSLVEKSDEHFFLQPVVMEHITQRFVERVSQERKDSLMQNIQTPTPHSPLPNPCFDKSNSQRLHSENSKATPTATVA; from the coding sequence ATGAAACAAAACAGACGAAGCCGAGGTGTTATTCTCACCCTTAAAGGCTGGGATAAGCTTCAAGGTGCCAAAGCTAAAGCCGAGTTGATCGAGTATGCTCAAGAAGGCTTTACCTTAGAAGAACTGAGTTCGCGCATGGGTTTGTCACTGCATACTGTCTCTAGAATACAAGGACGTTTGGAACCAGTAGATAAAAGTTCGTTGCAATCTGCTTTTGCTGCTTTTGGGTTGGAGTTGTGTAAGGAGGATTATACTAAACCAAGCTCTCCTAATGAGTTGGAAGTGCGACGAGCTTGTCCGCAGTATGACTGGGAACAAGCTCCAAATGTCTCTGTGTTTTATGGTCGTTCTGCTGAACTGGTGCAACTCCGGGAATGGATATTAGAACAACAGTGTCGTTTAGTAGCGTTGTTAGGAATCGGTGGTATTGGCAAAAGTAGTTTAGCAGTTAAGTTAGGGCTACAAATGCAAACAGAATTTGAGGTGGTAGTGTGGCGAAGCCTGCAAAATGCGCCACCAGTAGAGGAGATTTTAACGAGCATACTGCAATTTTTGCTGTGGGGGTTGCGACTCGATACAGCGATCGCTCAAAGTTTTAATAGTAAAGTATCCAAGCTGATGGAATGTTTGATGAATCACCGTTGTCTGTTGATTTTAGACAATGTAGAGACAATTTTATGTAGTGGTGGTCAGGTGGGGCAATGTCGTCCTGGGTACGAAGGATACACTCAATTACTCAAATGCCTTGGGGAAACACCTCATAGGAGCTGTGTTTTGGTGACTTCTAGAGAAAAACCAAGAGCGATCGCACCATTAGTTGGAGAGCGAACAGGGGTGAAATGTCTGCGATTGGGGGGATTAAGTTCTACCGAAGGACAACAGTTATTCCAGCAGAAAGGACAATTCACGGGGACAGAACAAGAGTGGCAAAAGCTGATCGAGCATTATGGAGGTAATCCCTTAGCACTGAAGATGGTAGCTGCTGGAACTCAAGAGCTTTTTAACGGTAAGATTGCCTCGGTTTTGGAGTACGTGGAACAGAGAGTATCGATTTTTGAGGATATTAGTGAGTTGTTAGAATGTCAAATCAACCGTTTGTCGGTGGTGGAAGAGGAAGTGATGTATTGGCTGGCAATTCATCGCAAGCCAGTCTCTCTCGCCGAGTTAACTTCTGATATAGTGACATCTTCTTTAAAACGTCTCGTACCTTCAGCAATCAAATCCCTATTGCAACGCTCATTAGTTGAAAAAAGCGACGAGCATTTCTTCCTGCAACCAGTAGTGATGGAACATATCACACAGCGATTTGTTGAACGGGTTAGTCAAGAAAGGAAGGACTCACTCATGCAGAACATTCAAACCCCTACTCCCCACTCCCCTCTTCCAAACCCATGTTTTGATAAAAGCAATAGCCAAAGACTACATTCGGAAAACTCAAAAGCAACTCCTACAGCAACCGTTGCTTGA
- a CDS encoding CobW family GTP-binding protein yields the protein MVADALTDSVPVTVLTGYLGAGKTTLLNRILTYEHGKKVAVIVNEFGEVGIDNQLVIDADEEIFEMNNGCICCTVRGDLIRIIGNLMKRRNQFDHLVIETTGLADPAPVIQTFFVDEDMRDKLNLDAVVTVVDAKHIWQHWDADEAQEQIAFADVILLNKVDLVSPEQLEELEKRIRGMNVMAKIYRTQNSEVSMDALLGVQAFDLDRALEIDPNFLGEDAHQHDESVYSIALVEQGALDGEKLNNWLGELLRTQGPDIFRMKGILNIAGEDNRFVFQGVHMLFEGKPDRPWKPGETRKNELVFIGRNLNEAQLKQDFLACKA from the coding sequence ATGGTAGCTGACGCATTAACAGATTCAGTTCCCGTTACAGTTCTGACTGGCTATTTAGGAGCGGGTAAAACAACACTTCTCAATCGCATTCTAACTTACGAACACGGTAAGAAAGTCGCCGTGATCGTGAATGAATTCGGAGAAGTGGGTATTGATAACCAACTGGTTATTGACGCAGATGAAGAAATTTTTGAAATGAACAACGGTTGCATCTGTTGTACGGTGCGTGGCGATTTGATTCGCATCATTGGTAACTTGATGAAACGTCGCAATCAATTCGACCATTTGGTTATTGAAACCACCGGGCTTGCCGATCCCGCACCAGTCATTCAGACATTCTTTGTCGATGAGGATATGCGGGACAAGCTAAATTTAGATGCTGTGGTAACGGTGGTAGATGCCAAACACATTTGGCAACACTGGGATGCTGATGAAGCACAAGAGCAAATAGCCTTTGCTGACGTGATTTTATTAAATAAAGTCGATCTGGTATCACCAGAACAGCTTGAGGAATTAGAAAAGCGGATTCGGGGGATGAATGTTATGGCAAAAATCTACCGAACCCAAAATTCAGAGGTATCCATGGACGCTTTGTTAGGCGTACAAGCCTTCGATCTCGATCGCGCTTTAGAAATTGACCCAAATTTCTTAGGTGAAGATGCCCACCAGCACGATGAGAGCGTATACTCTATTGCTTTGGTAGAACAAGGCGCACTTGATGGCGAGAAGTTAAATAATTGGTTGGGAGAGTTACTGCGTACCCAAGGACCAGATATCTTCAGAATGAAAGGCATTTTAAACATTGCTGGTGAAGATAACCGCTTTGTGTTCCAGGGAGTGCATATGCTATTTGAAGGCAAACCAGACCGCCCTTGGAAACCGGGCGAAACTCGAAAAAACGAACTCGTCTTTATTGGGCGCAACCTTAATGAAGCCCAACTCAAGCAAGACTTTCTTGCTTGTAAAGCGTAG